The proteins below are encoded in one region of Penicillium psychrofluorescens genome assembly, chromosome: 4:
- a CDS encoding uncharacterized protein (ID:PFLUO_006743-T1.cds;~source:funannotate), whose product MTLPSTIASRFLSHPNSLGVVAVGFDGGQCKKGVEAAPMALIEAGLLTQLREDLDYDIHHDDKIHYYEDSIPASDPDHRGMKNPRAVSAVTEQLSKQVYSHAREGKFVLTLGGDHSIAIGTVSGTAKAIRERLGREMAVIWVDAHADINLPETSDSGNIHGMPMAFLTRLAREDKKDIFGWLQDEHTVSTRKLVYIGLRDVDRGEKKILRENGIKAFSMHDIDRHGVGRVVEMALAHIGNDTPIHLSFDVDALDPQWAPSTGTPVRGGLTLREGDFICECVHETGNLVAMDLVEVNPSLEAGGASETIRAGCSLVRSALGDTLL is encoded by the exons ATGACGCTCCCGTCTACAATCGCCTCACGATTCCTCTCGCACCCGAACTCGCTCGGCGTAGTGGCTGTCGGATTCGATGGCGGACAG TGCAAAAAGGGCGTCGAAGCGGCCCCAATGGCCCTGATCGAGGCCGGGCTCCTCACCCAACTCCGCGAGGACCTCGACTACGACATCCACCACGACGACAAGATCCACTACTACGAAGACTCCATCCCGGCGTCAGACCCGGACCACCGCGGCATGAAGAACCCACGCGCCGTCAGCGCCGTGACCGAGCAGCTGAGCAAGCAGGTATACAGCCACGCGCGGGAGGGCAAGTTCGTGCTCACCTTGGGCGGCGACCactccatcgccatcggcaCCGTCTCCGGCACGGCCAAGGCGATCCGCGAGCGGCTGGGCCGCGAGATGGCGGTTATCTGGGTCGACGCGCACGCGGATATCAATCTCCCCGAGACGAGCGACAGTGGCAATATCCACGGGATGCCCATGGCGTTTCTGACCAGGCTGGCGAGggaggacaagaaggataTATTCGGCTGGTTGCAGGATGAGCATACCGTGAGCACGCGCAAGCTGGTGTATATCGGGCTGCGCGATGTCGATCgcggcgagaagaagatcctgcgCGAGAATGGGATCAAAGCGTTTAGCATGCACGATATCGACCG CCACGGCGTCGGCCGCGTCGTCGAGATGGCGCTCGCGCACATCGGCAACGACACGCCCATCCACCTATCCTTTGACGTCGACGCGCTGGACCCGCAGTGGGCGCCGAGCACGGGCACGCCGGTGCGCGGTGGTCTGACGCTGCGCGAGGGCGACTTTATCTGTGAGTGCGTGCATGAGACGGGCAATCTGGTTGCTATGGACTTGGTCGAGGTCAACCCCAGCCTGGAGGCGGGCGGAGCGAGTGAGACGATTCGGGCGGGATGCTCGCTGGTTCGGAGTGCGCTGGGGGATACGCTGTTGTAG
- a CDS encoding uncharacterized protein (ID:PFLUO_006744-T1.cds;~source:funannotate) yields MLRPLARGAVRSLCSQCRRIAPIHHDNHPRIPLRHLQTSTSPDRVPLRKQLKQDAKALKAQKRQRKESEEASRQEWELTVGVEIHAQLDTAAKLFSRAPTSSTDAPNSNVALFDLAFPGSQPEFQAATLLPALRAAIALHCQIQPVSRFDRKHYFYQDQPAGYQITQYYEPFARHGYVDLFDYDGIAPEDGDRVRVDIKQVQLEQDTAKSQEYPPSTQLLDFNRVSHPLIEVISMPQIHSPATAAACVRKLQSILQACGAVTTGMELGGLRVDVNVSVRRRDEAPGQHAYDGIEGLGQRTEIKNLSSFKAVEDAIVAEKNRQIALLESGGVVEGETRGWTIGSTETRKLRGKEGAVDYRYMPDPDIPPLIIGEDLIAHLEQALPSSPDALVAMLVGPEYGLPIEDAKPLIELDDGARLEYYQDVVDILRPLQADQDDKKVARVAGNWVLHELGGLLTKTDRAWDAAIVPAQALAHIVDQLQRKRITGPTAKQVLAAVFDGDRRPVPQLLEEDNLLLRPLSREEYVALAQAALALNPGMVEQIRTKNQLGKLGWFVGQMMRAGEKGRVEAPKAEEILRELILDEP; encoded by the exons ATGCTCCGTCCTCTGGCCCGTGGAGCTGTCCGCTCGCTCTGCTCACAATGTCGACGGATCGCCCCAATTCATCATGACAATCACCCTCGCAtccccctccgccatctccaaaCCTCCACTTCTCCAGATCGCGTCCCCCTGCGCAAACAACTCAAACAAGACGCCAAGGCCCTCAAGGCGCAAAAGAGACAACGCAAAGAGAGCGAAGAGGCCTCCAGGCAAGAATGGGAATTGACAGTGGGCGTGGAGATCCACGCCCAGCTGGATACAGCTGCGAAGTTGTTCTCTCGGGCGCCGACCTCCAGCACCGATGCCCCGAATTCCAACGTCGCGTTGTTTGACCTGGCCTTTCCGGGCAGTCAGCCG GAATTTCAAGCCGCGACCCTTCTGCCGGCCCTCCGCGCCGCAATTGCGCTCCACTGCCAGATCCAGCCCGTCAGTCGGTTCGACCGGAAGCATTACTTCTACCAGGACCAGCCGGCAGGGTATCAGATCACACAATACTATG AACCCTTTGCCCGACACGGCTACGTGGACCTGTTCGATTACGATGGCATTGCCCCCGAAGACGGCGACCGGGTGAGAGTGGATATCAAGCAGGTccagctggagcaggacaCGGCCAAGTCCCAAGAGTATCCTCCCTCCACCCAACTCCTCGACTTCAACCGGGTGTCGCACCCCCTCATCGAAGTCATCTCCATGCCCCAGATCCACTCCCCCGCGACGGCCGCGGCCTGTGTCCGGAAACTCCAATCAATCCTACAGGCATGTGGTGCCGTGACGACAGGAATGGAACTGGGGGGGCTGCGGGTCGATGTCAATGTCTCGGTCCGTCGCCGGGACGAGGCCCCGGGACAGCATGCGTACGATGGGATCGAGGGCTTGGGCCAGCGCACGGAGATCAAGAACCTTAGCAGTTTCAAGGCCGTGGAAGATGCGATCGTCGCCGAAAAGAACCGCCAGATCGCCCTGCTGGAGAGCGGCGGCGTGGTGGAAGGCGAGACGCGCGGGTGGACCATCGGTAGCACCGAGACCCGCAAGCTGCGCGGCAAAGAGGGTGCTGTGGATTATCGCTACATGCCCGATCCCGACATCCCGCCGCTGATAATTGGCGAGGACCTGATCGCTCATCTTGAGCAGGCgttgccctcctcgccggaTGCTCTGGTGGCCATGCTGGTGGGACCGGAGTACGGCCTGCCCATCGAAGACGCCAAACCGCTCAtcgagctggatgatggcGCGCGCCTTGAGTACTATCAggatgtggtggatatcCTTCGCCCTCTCCAGGCCGACCAAGACGACAAGAAGGTCGCCCGGGTCGCTGGCAACTGGGTTCTACACGAGCTGGGCGGGTTGTTGACCAAGACCGACCGAGCCTGGGACGCAGCGATCGTCCCCGCCCAGGCCTTAGCCCACATTgtcgaccagctccagcgcaaGCGCATCACAGGACCCACGGCCAAACAGGTGCTGGCCGCCGTGTTCGACGGGGACCGGCGCCCCGTGccgcagctgctcgaggaagacaaCCTCCTGCTGCGCCCGCTCTCGCGCGAGGAGTACGTCGCGCTGGCCCAGGCGGCCCTCGCTCTGAATCCCGGGATGGTCGAGCAGATCCGGACGAAGAATCAGCTGGGCAAGCTGGGTTGGTTCGTGGGCCAGATGATGCGCGCTGGCGAGAAGGGCCGGGTCGAGGCGcccaaggcggaggagattCTGCGCGAGTTGATTCTGGATGAGCCGTAG